A window of Campylobacter lari subsp. lari contains these coding sequences:
- a CDS encoding NifU family protein, whose amino-acid sequence MPFSDEELIEPVKASLAKTMHILENDGGGLDFLGVKNGVVYVKLTGACHGCPSSGTTLKYGLEKQLKIDIHPDITIVNLAGGESEFAKL is encoded by the coding sequence ATGCCTTTTAGTGATGAGGAATTAATCGAACCTGTAAAAGCAAGTTTGGCTAAAACTATGCATATTTTAGAAAATGATGGTGGAGGACTTGATTTTTTAGGGGTTAAAAATGGTGTGGTTTATGTGAAATTAACCGGAGCTTGTCATGGCTGTCCTTCAAGTGGAACTACCTTAAAATATGGCTTAGAAAAACAGCTTAAAATCGACATACACCCAGATATAACTATAGTAAATTTAGCAGGTGGGGAAAGCGAATTTGCAAAATTATAA
- a CDS encoding methyl-accepting chemotaxis protein, translating to MFEVAQEIKSLLENVKIIVEKIVLQNSDLIKHFDDLHSNTQSITKIVEAVRNIADQTNLLSLNAAIEAARAGEHGKGFAVVADEIRKLAESTQNSLLDIDLNVKSITQNVDKSKESLNSSKFSVENLLLESNTTSEKIDSFETLFQQNFKNIEQIISHSSTTKENLNFIVKSINHIVALADENLQNSHNIKEFSRYIKDDFSQLQKEVSNLSS from the coding sequence ATGTTTGAAGTGGCACAAGAAATCAAATCATTGCTAGAAAATGTAAAAATCATAGTTGAAAAAATAGTTCTTCAAAATTCAGATTTAATCAAGCATTTTGATGATTTGCACTCGAATACACAATCTATTACTAAAATAGTAGAAGCTGTAAGAAATATAGCTGATCAAACCAATCTTTTATCACTTAATGCAGCTATAGAAGCAGCTCGTGCAGGCGAGCATGGAAAGGGTTTTGCTGTGGTAGCTGATGAGATTAGAAAACTAGCAGAATCGACTCAAAATTCTCTTTTAGATATTGATTTAAATGTAAAATCTATCACTCAAAATGTAGATAAAAGCAAGGAAAGTTTAAATTCTAGTAAGTTTAGCGTGGAAAATCTTCTTTTAGAAAGTAATACTACAAGCGAAAAGATAGATAGTTTTGAAACATTATTTCAACAAAATTTTAAAAACATAGAACAAATCATATCTCATAGTTCCACTACTAAAGAAAATTTAAATTTTATAGTAAAAAGTATCAATCACATAGTTGCTTTAGCAGATGAAAATCTTCAAAATTCACATAATATAAAAGAATTTTCAAGATACATAAAAGATGATTTTTCACAATTACAAAAAGAAGTTTCTAATCTATCAAGCTAG
- the hisA gene encoding 1-(5-phosphoribosyl)-5-[(5-phosphoribosylamino)methylideneamino]imidazole-4-carboxamide isomerase, whose product MQTQIIPALDLIDGKVVRLYKGDYTKKQEYSFDPLAKFQEYEAQGVAWLHLVDLSGAKDPSKRQLKLIENLASKIRVNLQVGGGIRTKDEIKALFDSGVKRVVIGSLAVKNKAFTQELLNEFGVENIVLALDSVCIKDEFFVAIDAWSKTSDEKLFELLNFYKNVKHILCTDISKDGTMSGANITLYKALHEKFPHLQTQASGGVASLKDFKKLNGIVSGIIVGKALLDKEFSIKEAKECLQNA is encoded by the coding sequence ATGCAAACTCAAATCATTCCAGCATTGGACTTAATAGATGGCAAAGTAGTAAGGCTTTATAAAGGAGATTATACTAAAAAGCAAGAATACAGCTTTGATCCTTTAGCTAAATTTCAAGAGTATGAAGCTCAAGGCGTTGCTTGGCTTCATTTGGTGGATTTAAGTGGTGCAAAAGATCCTAGCAAAAGACAGCTTAAGCTTATAGAAAACCTAGCTTCTAAGATTAGAGTGAATCTTCAAGTAGGTGGTGGAATTCGCACTAAAGATGAGATTAAAGCTTTGTTTGATAGTGGTGTTAAGCGTGTAGTCATAGGTTCTTTAGCAGTTAAAAATAAAGCCTTTACGCAAGAGCTTTTAAATGAATTTGGCGTAGAAAATATAGTCTTAGCGCTTGATAGTGTTTGCATTAAAGATGAGTTTTTTGTGGCTATTGATGCATGGAGCAAAACAAGCGATGAAAAATTATTTGAGCTTTTAAATTTTTACAAAAATGTAAAGCATATTTTATGCACAGATATTTCTAAAGATGGCACGATGAGTGGAGCAAACATCACTTTATATAAAGCTTTGCATGAGAAATTTCCACATTTACAAACCCAAGCAAGCGGAGGCGTGGCGAGCTTAAAAGATTTTAAAAAGTTAAATGGCATAGTAAGTGGTATCATTGTAGGCAAAGCCTTACTTGATAAAGAATTTAGCATAAAGGAGGCTAAAGAATGCTTGCAAAACGCATAA
- a CDS encoding multidrug effflux MFS transporter, which produces MQKCTQIKGFEKLKLIFILGFLSAIAPLSTDMYLPALNEVEKSFQTNSFYTQLSLASFFIAFSLGQLFYGPLSDVYGRKKPLYIGLFLFISSSIACVLVDSIHAFIALRFFEALGGCVGVVVARAIVNDVFELKEAAGVYALMMVFTSLAPMLSPTFGGILLEFFSWRSIFLTLFILGFILFLLIIFALKESNLNTQGKKFNHKEVAKSYKNILKDRRFVVYLLCGNLIFAGFFAYLTGSSFVFTRVFGLSEQQYAALFGAHALSFVICANINARLVLRFSPYYILPRALMVITFLTFLLILGATFELGFWAFEIPLCFIIASLGFILPNTTTLAMARSKQNAGSASALLGAAQFAMAGVMAFLVSLLNANTPIFLSLILGTCAFLSLISYLSLINKRKLNKIKKKLSVISHA; this is translated from the coding sequence ATGCAAAAATGCACTCAAATAAAAGGTTTTGAAAAACTCAAACTCATTTTCATACTAGGCTTTTTATCTGCCATAGCACCACTTTCAACTGATATGTATTTACCTGCTTTAAACGAAGTAGAAAAAAGCTTTCAAACCAATTCTTTTTACACTCAACTTTCCCTTGCAAGTTTTTTTATAGCCTTTTCTTTGGGTCAGCTTTTTTATGGGCCATTAAGTGATGTATATGGCAGAAAAAAACCTTTATATATAGGACTTTTTCTTTTTATTTCTTCAAGTATTGCTTGTGTTTTAGTTGATTCTATTCATGCTTTTATAGCTTTGCGTTTTTTTGAAGCTTTGGGAGGTTGTGTGGGCGTAGTCGTAGCAAGAGCTATAGTAAATGATGTTTTTGAGCTTAAAGAAGCAGCAGGGGTTTATGCTTTGATGATGGTTTTTACTTCTTTAGCACCTATGCTCTCTCCTACTTTTGGTGGGATTTTGCTTGAGTTTTTTTCTTGGCGTAGTATATTTTTGACATTATTTATCTTGGGTTTTATTTTATTTTTGCTTATTATTTTTGCTCTAAAAGAAAGCAACCTCAACACCCAAGGTAAGAAATTTAATCACAAAGAAGTTGCAAAAAGTTACAAAAACATCTTAAAAGATCGTCGTTTTGTAGTGTATTTGCTTTGTGGGAATTTAATTTTTGCGGGATTTTTTGCTTATTTAACCGGCTCATCTTTTGTTTTTACACGCGTTTTTGGATTAAGCGAGCAACAATATGCAGCCCTTTTTGGAGCTCATGCTCTAAGCTTTGTTATATGTGCAAATATCAATGCAAGATTAGTCCTTAGATTTTCTCCTTATTATATACTCCCTAGAGCGCTTATGGTGATTACTTTTTTAACTTTTTTACTCATTTTGGGTGCAACTTTTGAGCTAGGTTTTTGGGCTTTTGAAATTCCTTTGTGTTTTATCATAGCAAGTTTGGGTTTTATCCTGCCAAATACCACAACCTTAGCCATGGCAAGATCAAAACAAAATGCAGGTAGCGCTTCAGCACTCTTAGGTGCAGCACAATTTGCTATGGCAGGAGTAATGGCATTTTTAGTAAGTCTTTTAAATGCTAATACACCTATATTTTTATCACTTATTTTAGGAACTTGTGCGTTTTTATCTTTGATTTCTTATCTGAGTTTGATTAATAAAAGAAAGTTAAATAAAATCAAAAAGAAGTTAAGCGTGATTTCTCACGCTTAA
- the hisF gene encoding imidazole glycerol phosphate synthase subunit HisF, which produces MLAKRIIACLDVKDGRVVKGVQFKNHEDMGDIIELAKFYSQNGIDELVFYDITASAKNERINRTWVSKVAQNISIPFCVAGGIKSEDDAKELLANGADKISINSPALNDPDLISRLAKNFGVQCVVVGIDTFKDENNELLVYKYTGDESKSHHSGKKTLEWVKQVCELGAGEIVLNMMNQDGMRKGYDLDQLAKVRQICPVPLVASGGAGAKEHFLDAFKLGVDGALAASVFHKKLIDIKELKLFLKDQGIQIRI; this is translated from the coding sequence ATGCTTGCAAAACGCATAATTGCATGTTTGGATGTAAAAGATGGTAGAGTAGTTAAAGGGGTGCAGTTTAAAAACCATGAGGATATGGGAGATATTATAGAACTTGCTAAATTTTACTCACAAAACGGCATTGATGAGCTTGTATTTTATGATATAACAGCCTCAGCTAAAAATGAGCGTATCAATAGAACTTGGGTAAGTAAAGTAGCACAAAATATCTCTATACCATTTTGCGTTGCAGGGGGCATAAAAAGTGAAGATGATGCAAAAGAACTTTTAGCAAATGGTGCTGATAAAATTTCTATTAATTCCCCTGCTTTAAATGACCCTGATTTAATTTCACGCCTTGCAAAAAACTTTGGAGTTCAATGTGTAGTCGTAGGCATAGATACTTTTAAAGATGAAAACAACGAGCTTTTAGTATATAAATACACCGGAGATGAGAGTAAATCTCATCACAGTGGTAAAAAAACACTAGAATGGGTAAAGCAAGTATGTGAGCTAGGAGCTGGCGAAATCGTGCTAAATATGATGAATCAAGATGGCATGAGAAAGGGCTATGATCTTGATCAACTTGCTAAAGTTAGACAAATTTGTCCCGTACCTTTAGTAGCAAGCGGTGGCGCAGGGGCCAAAGAGCATTTTTTGGACGCTTTTAAGCTTGGTGTTGATGGGGCTTTAGCAGCTTCAGTGTTTCATAAAAAGCTGATAGATATTAAAGAATTAAAACTATTTTTAAAAGATCAAGGCATACAAATTCGTATTTAA
- the hisH gene encoding imidazole glycerol phosphate synthase subunit HisH — protein MKLAIIDTGCANLASLAFALERVGQKCIISNDVKELSCVDKLLLPGVGTAAKAMENLQALNLENFIQTTTKPLLGICLGMQILGKFSEELRQKTLGIMPFKTQKFQEKANFTFPHMGWNQVFSSHELFKGLDGAYFYFVHSYCVGLNEYTIAECEYSIKFSASLNKDNFYGVQFHPERSGEAGEILLKNFINM, from the coding sequence ATGAAACTAGCTATTATAGATACAGGTTGTGCGAATTTGGCTTCTCTTGCTTTTGCACTCGAGCGTGTAGGGCAAAAATGCATTATCAGTAATGATGTAAAAGAACTCTCATGTGTAGATAAGCTTTTACTTCCTGGGGTTGGCACAGCAGCCAAAGCGATGGAAAATTTACAAGCACTTAATTTAGAAAATTTTATCCAAACTACCACAAAACCACTTTTAGGCATTTGTCTTGGTATGCAAATTTTGGGTAAATTTTCAGAAGAATTACGCCAAAAAACACTTGGTATTATGCCTTTTAAAACACAAAAATTCCAAGAAAAAGCAAATTTTACTTTTCCGCATATGGGGTGGAATCAAGTCTTTAGCTCGCATGAGCTTTTTAAAGGCTTAGATGGAGCTTATTTTTATTTTGTGCATAGTTATTGTGTGGGGTTAAATGAATACACCATCGCAGAGTGTGAGTACTCTATCAAATTTAGTGCAAGTTTAAACAAAGACAATTTTTATGGCGTGCAGTTTCACCCTGAAAGAAGTGGCGAAGCGGGTGAAATATTATTAAAAAATTTCATAAATATGTAG
- the hisIE gene encoding bifunctional phosphoribosyl-AMP cyclohydrolase/phosphoribosyl-ATP diphosphatase HisIE yields MNINEEEFIKSINWQKVNNLIPVIIQDYHSCEVLMQGFMNEQALRESFKHQKVVFYSRTKERLWMKGEQSGNFLHIIDMGLDCDRDCILILVKAQGATCHTGDTSCFEALSKKADFVFLSRLERLINSRKNTCASSSYTAELFSKGTKRIAQKVGEEGVETALAATIKDKDELINEAADLLYHLEVLLADANLSLNDVIAKLKERNTK; encoded by the coding sequence ATGAATATAAATGAAGAAGAATTTATAAAAAGTATAAATTGGCAAAAGGTTAATAACCTTATCCCCGTGATAATCCAAGATTATCATTCTTGTGAAGTTTTAATGCAAGGTTTTATGAATGAACAAGCTCTAAGAGAGAGTTTTAAGCACCAAAAGGTTGTGTTTTACTCACGCACTAAAGAGCGTTTGTGGATGAAAGGCGAGCAAAGTGGGAATTTCTTGCATATTATAGATATGGGGCTTGATTGTGATAGAGATTGTATTTTAATCCTTGTAAAAGCTCAAGGTGCTACTTGTCATACAGGCGATACTTCTTGTTTTGAAGCACTTTCTAAAAAAGCTGATTTTGTATTTTTATCGCGTCTTGAAAGACTTATCAACTCACGCAAAAACACTTGTGCAAGCTCTTCTTACACGGCTGAACTTTTTTCAAAAGGCACTAAACGCATAGCACAAAAAGTAGGTGAAGAAGGCGTTGAAACCGCTTTGGCTGCTACTATTAAAGATAAAGATGAGTTGATAAATGAAGCTGCTGATTTACTTTATCATTTAGAAGTGTTATTGGCCGATGCAAATTTGAGTTTAAATGATGTGATTGCTAAATTAAAAGAAAGAAATACTAAATGA
- a CDS encoding zeta toxin family protein encodes MKKIATIFAGVNGCGKTTLYYNELEKNKDFGLRINIDEIVSSFGDWKNQEDQFRASRIAIKMRENYIKKAYDFNQETTLCGTSILSLFKKLQKNSYTINLYYIGLDSPNTAKQRVKIRVAKGGHDIKEELIEKRYYESLQNFNIVAKFCNHITVFDNTQNYKKLLEFKNNKLEVFETTKWLEPLMINFKSQNL; translated from the coding sequence ATGAAAAAAATAGCTACTATTTTTGCAGGTGTTAATGGATGTGGAAAAACTACCTTATATTATAATGAACTTGAAAAAAACAAAGACTTTGGACTTAGAATCAACATCGATGAAATCGTAAGTAGCTTTGGAGATTGGAAAAATCAAGAAGATCAATTTAGAGCTTCAAGGATAGCCATTAAAATGCGTGAAAACTATATTAAAAAAGCTTATGATTTTAACCAAGAAACCACACTTTGTGGCACTAGCATTTTATCTTTATTCAAAAAGCTACAAAAAAATTCTTACACTATAAATCTTTACTACATCGGACTAGACTCTCCAAACACAGCAAAACAAAGAGTTAAAATTCGCGTAGCTAAAGGCGGGCATGATATAAAAGAAGAACTCATAGAAAAAAGATATTATGAGTCTTTACAAAATTTTAACATCGTTGCTAAATTTTGTAATCACATTACTGTTTTTGACAATACTCAAAATTATAAAAAACTCTTAGAATTTAAAAACAACAAGCTAGAAGTATTTGAAACTACCAAATGGCTAGAACCACTAATGATAAATTTTAAAAGCCAAAATTTATAA
- a CDS encoding NYN domain-containing protein, producing the protein MTPEELAKRLKDYVFESVKRNRDYLYRVYVYDCEPLNKNVPMSPIEKTDKSLNLGKTDTFKFRTSLLDCLRQQPYFAVRLGEIDENSFQWKIKDYKKFQQLLQKEIKIDSLTEDDFVLDIRQKGVDMKIGLDIATLSIKKQIEKIILITADSDFIPAIKHARKEGVIVQLDPMRVPNSQIKKGLLEHIDILSSVFKNTSNS; encoded by the coding sequence ATGACTCCTGAAGAATTAGCTAAAAGATTAAAAGACTATGTGTTTGAGTCTGTTAAAAGAAATAGAGATTATTTATATAGAGTTTATGTTTATGACTGCGAACCATTAAATAAAAATGTTCCTATGTCACCTATAGAAAAAACAGATAAATCATTAAATCTTGGAAAAACCGATACTTTTAAATTTAGAACTAGTTTGTTAGATTGTCTAAGACAGCAACCATATTTTGCTGTAAGATTGGGCGAGATTGATGAAAATAGTTTTCAATGGAAAATCAAAGATTATAAAAAATTTCAACAGCTTTTGCAAAAAGAAATAAAAATCGATAGTTTAACTGAGGATGATTTTGTTTTAGATATTAGGCAAAAAGGTGTTGATATGAAAATAGGACTAGATATTGCTACTTTGTCTATAAAAAAGCAAATCGAAAAAATCATTCTTATCACTGCAGATAGCGATTTTATACCAGCTATAAAACACGCAAGAAAAGAAGGAGTTATTGTTCAGTTAGATCCTATGAGAGTTCCAAATTCTCAAATCAAAAAAGGTTTATTAGAGCATATAGATATTCTTTCATCAGTTTTTAAAAATACTAGCAATTCTTAA
- the flgE gene encoding flagellar hook protein FlgE has translation MMRSLWAGVSGLQAHQYAMDVEGNNIANVNTFGFKYSRADFSTLMSQTSKIATAPDGNLGGKNPMQVGLGAGVNSTTRIHSQGNIQTTDKNTDMAINGDGFFIVSNDGGTTQYYTRAGDFKTDAVGNFVDNNGYTVQGWNYNQETGQIDSSKSVTDIVIPPGMSMPAKPSTIVSLTANLDSGNSLGANASAKRPIYALDSTHGRREDTGTAIDENDTGHTEFYTTSKTGAQVTEKGVDMGVVFNAQGEGLNLRDGQGIWVSYADAKHQSNIKMDGNLPTDRSQFTPNTNYTFWGFKDGDQTYPATLDITINGVNIKAEGVGQETFINAINAKTAETGVVASIVDGKITFTNDNSTGTTAKSKNLNITINPDGTTAGAQVTTRGTDVSTGGDIAGLLVGRGTADRAWLGTQDGQPNGQVKTNIQVITAHEYIYSSSSVDIGANPNPNAATQAEANMPQPTGQRTFHTTEDLRELLQRDARWAVDYDGDGTIENWANAAGTQGSKQDANAAVEVVVESDGRFKITNPKTTESKDMTFKVTGYSNEANKIATNDKFTAMFSALDGNFNAGNNEKYSQDMYLSAHTASIEIFDSLGTRHELTVQFTKQTKTADGGAEWSIIISVPEPAEINFSGDGAPGNIVVGNLRFGNDGSLQSYTPNVLNFTGNNGSKPDQVVKLDFGTTGGFDGLTSYDKDSATTKQETDGYTGGNLKPDALRTDENGYIYGEFTNGKTLALAKVALASFPNNMGLEEMGNNLFKATANSGTPTIGHAGEGGRGGLKGSAIEMSNVDLSRALTELIVIQRGYQANSKTITTSDQLLNTLLQLKQ, from the coding sequence ATGATGAGATCTCTTTGGGCTGGAGTTTCAGGACTTCAAGCGCACCAATACGCAATGGATGTAGAAGGTAACAACATAGCAAATGTTAATACATTTGGTTTTAAATATTCTCGTGCGGATTTCTCAACGCTTATGAGTCAAACTTCTAAGATAGCTACAGCTCCAGATGGTAATTTAGGTGGTAAAAACCCTATGCAAGTTGGACTTGGTGCAGGTGTAAATTCTACTACAAGAATTCACTCTCAAGGTAATATACAAACTACAGATAAAAACACCGATATGGCTATTAATGGTGATGGATTTTTCATCGTTTCAAATGATGGTGGTACTACTCAGTATTATACTCGTGCAGGGGACTTTAAAACAGATGCAGTAGGAAATTTCGTAGATAATAACGGCTATACCGTTCAAGGCTGGAATTATAATCAAGAAACAGGTCAAATCGACTCTTCAAAATCAGTAACAGATATAGTCATCCCACCAGGTATGAGTATGCCAGCTAAACCAAGTACTATAGTAAGTCTTACTGCTAATCTTGATAGTGGAAATTCTTTAGGTGCTAATGCTTCTGCTAAAAGACCTATTTATGCACTAGATTCTACTCATGGTAGAAGAGAGGACACTGGAACGGCTATAGATGAAAATGATACAGGTCATACTGAGTTTTATACTACTTCAAAAACTGGAGCCCAAGTCACCGAAAAAGGTGTAGATATGGGCGTAGTGTTTAATGCTCAAGGTGAAGGTTTAAACTTAAGAGATGGTCAAGGTATATGGGTAAGTTATGCGGATGCTAAGCATCAAAGTAATATAAAAATGGATGGGAATTTACCTACAGATAGATCTCAATTTACTCCAAATACAAATTATACTTTTTGGGGATTTAAAGATGGAGACCAAACATATCCAGCTACATTAGATATTACAATAAATGGTGTAAATATAAAAGCAGAAGGTGTGGGACAAGAAACTTTCATCAATGCTATCAATGCTAAGACAGCTGAAACTGGAGTAGTGGCTTCTATAGTAGATGGTAAAATTACATTTACAAATGATAATAGTACAGGAACTACAGCCAAATCCAAAAATTTAAATATTACTATAAATCCTGATGGTACTACAGCTGGCGCTCAGGTTACTACAAGAGGAACTGATGTGTCAACTGGTGGAGATATAGCAGGACTTTTAGTTGGAAGAGGTACAGCTGATAGAGCTTGGCTTGGAACACAAGATGGACAACCTAATGGTCAAGTTAAAACGAATATTCAAGTTATAACAGCACATGAATATATTTATAGTTCTAGTAGTGTAGATATAGGTGCAAATCCAAATCCTAATGCGGCTACACAAGCTGAAGCTAATATGCCTCAACCTACTGGTCAGAGAACTTTTCACACAACCGAAGATTTAAGAGAGCTTTTGCAAAGAGATGCTAGATGGGCGGTTGATTATGATGGCGATGGGACTATAGAAAATTGGGCAAATGCAGCTGGTACACAAGGCTCTAAACAAGATGCGAATGCAGCTGTAGAAGTAGTAGTGGAAAGTGATGGTAGATTTAAAATCACAAATCCAAAAACAACAGAATCCAAAGACATGACTTTTAAAGTTACAGGCTATTCTAATGAGGCAAATAAAATCGCAACTAACGATAAATTCACAGCGATGTTTAGTGCCTTAGATGGAAATTTCAACGCAGGTAATAATGAAAAATATTCTCAAGATATGTACTTATCAGCTCATACTGCTAGTATAGAAATTTTTGACTCATTAGGAACTAGACATGAGCTAACTGTGCAATTTACTAAGCAGACTAAAACAGCAGATGGTGGGGCTGAATGGTCTATCATCATTTCAGTGCCTGAACCTGCAGAGATAAATTTTAGTGGTGATGGCGCACCTGGAAATATAGTAGTAGGAAATTTAAGATTTGGCAATGATGGCTCGCTTCAAAGCTATACGCCAAATGTATTAAACTTCACCGGAAATAACGGCTCAAAACCTGATCAAGTGGTAAAACTTGACTTTGGTACAACAGGTGGTTTTGATGGCTTAACAAGTTATGATAAAGACTCAGCTACCACTAAACAAGAAACAGATGGTTACACAGGGGGTAATCTAAAGCCAGATGCATTAAGAACTGATGAGAATGGTTATATCTACGGAGAATTTACAAATGGTAAAACTTTGGCTCTAGCTAAGGTTGCCTTGGCTTCTTTCCCAAATAATATGGGTCTTGAAGAAATGGGTAATAACCTTTTCAAAGCAACAGCAAACTCAGGAACACCTACTATAGGCCATGCTGGTGAAGGTGGTAGAGGGGGCTTAAAAGGCTCAGCCATAGAAATGTCGAATGTGGATTTAAGCCGTGCATTAACAGAGCTTATCGTAATCCAAAGGGGTTATCAAGCAAACTCAAAAACGATTACCACAAGCGATCAGCTTTTAAATACTTTGCTTCAATTAAAACAATAA